A part of Quatrionicoccus australiensis genomic DNA contains:
- a CDS encoding HAMP domain-containing sensor histidine kinase has product MSPLSLRLKLTLGAISIGILLLLVQSFVQFYALRSELSVRIQDEQFTLLSTLAGHLDDKMEERLLALSQSARSIPSDKLGDLAALEKHLQGKTALLTLFDDLYIFDAAGVLLVDWPVKPGRRTLDMSGRDYIQCVRSTLRGCISQPILGKATKQPIVVLAAPVLAADGKLQAIVGGVLNLYKPNLIGELSQRKIGEKGYLYLVSRERLLISHPDRARIMQPIASKTENPALDRAVHGFEGTQEGVNSYGVQGLFTFKRMQSTGWILASVIPSEEAFQPIGRIRQNMALITLSLTLLCIPLLWSISRRLVEPFEKLATAMRQRAAAMQPHQPAEPVTESGSSEVRSVAAAFNEFLAARNQAEEALAASETERTRIMENLAQAKDAAEAASRAKSQFLANMSHEIRTPMNGIIGTIDLALMHPLDDQTRELVKIAHHSAESLLGILNDILDVSKIEAGKLQIVAIPFAPGELIDDILGLMAAGISEKGLQYHLELPPSIPEILLGDALRLRQILLNLIGNAIKFTQLGSIDVRLELLSQANQACVIAFTVADTGIGIPADRQEAIFDAFAQADGSTTRHYGGTGLGLTISKQLVELMGGEISLHSEVGVGSTFRFTLPFALPA; this is encoded by the coding sequence ATGTCCCCGCTCAGCCTCCGCCTGAAACTCACGCTCGGCGCCATCTCGATCGGCATCCTGTTGCTGCTCGTCCAGTCTTTCGTGCAGTTCTACGCGCTGCGCAGCGAACTGTCGGTGCGCATCCAGGATGAGCAGTTCACCCTGCTCAGCACGCTGGCCGGCCATCTCGACGACAAGATGGAAGAACGCCTGCTGGCGCTCAGCCAGTCGGCCAGATCGATCCCGTCCGACAAGCTCGGCGACCTCGCCGCACTGGAAAAGCACCTGCAGGGCAAGACGGCGCTGCTGACGCTGTTCGACGATCTCTACATCTTCGATGCCGCGGGCGTACTGCTCGTCGACTGGCCGGTCAAACCCGGCCGGCGTACGCTCGACATGTCGGGCCGCGACTACATCCAGTGCGTGCGCAGCACGCTGCGCGGCTGCATCTCGCAACCCATCCTCGGCAAGGCCACCAAACAACCCATCGTGGTGCTCGCCGCGCCGGTCCTCGCGGCCGACGGCAAGCTGCAGGCCATCGTCGGCGGCGTGCTCAACCTCTACAAACCCAACCTGATTGGCGAACTCAGCCAGCGCAAGATCGGCGAGAAGGGCTACCTTTATCTGGTTTCGCGCGAACGCCTGCTGATTTCCCATCCCGATCGCGCCCGCATCATGCAGCCGATCGCCAGCAAGACCGAAAACCCGGCACTCGACAGGGCGGTGCATGGTTTCGAAGGCACCCAGGAAGGCGTGAATAGCTACGGTGTGCAAGGCCTGTTCACGTTCAAGCGTATGCAAAGCACCGGCTGGATTCTCGCCTCGGTCATCCCGAGCGAGGAGGCCTTCCAGCCGATCGGCCGGATCCGGCAGAACATGGCGCTGATCACCCTGTCCCTGACTCTCCTCTGCATTCCCCTGCTCTGGTCGATCTCGCGCCGGCTGGTCGAGCCTTTCGAAAAACTGGCGACAGCCATGCGCCAGCGCGCCGCCGCCATGCAGCCGCACCAGCCGGCCGAGCCGGTGACCGAATCGGGCAGCAGCGAAGTGCGCAGCGTGGCCGCCGCCTTCAACGAGTTTCTCGCCGCCCGCAACCAGGCTGAAGAAGCCCTCGCCGCGAGCGAGACCGAGCGCACCCGCATCATGGAAAACCTGGCGCAGGCGAAAGATGCCGCCGAAGCCGCGAGCCGTGCCAAGAGCCAGTTCCTGGCCAACATGAGCCATGAAATCCGCACCCCGATGAACGGCATCATCGGCACCATCGACCTGGCGCTGATGCACCCGCTCGACGACCAGACGCGCGAGCTGGTCAAGATCGCCCACCATTCGGCGGAAAGCCTGCTCGGCATCCTCAACGACATCCTCGACGTCTCGAAAATCGAAGCCGGCAAACTGCAGATCGTCGCCATCCCCTTCGCTCCGGGCGAACTGATCGACGACATTCTCGGCCTGATGGCCGCCGGCATCAGCGAAAAAGGTCTGCAGTACCACCTCGAACTGCCGCCCAGCATCCCCGAGATATTGCTCGGCGACGCGCTGCGCCTGCGCCAGATCCTGCTCAACCTGATCGGCAATGCCATCAAGTTCACGCAGCTGGGCAGCATCGATGTGAGGCTGGAACTGCTCAGCCAGGCCAACCAGGCCTGCGTCATCGCCTTCACGGTGGCCGATACCGGCATCGGCATTCCGGCCGACCGCCAGGAAGCCATCTTCGACGCCTTTGCCCAGGCCGACGGCTCGACCACCCGCCATTACGGCGGCACCGGCCTCGGCCTGACCATCTCGAAACAGCTGGTCGAACTGATGGGCGGCGAAATCTCGCTGCACAGCGAGGTCGGCGTCGGCAGCACCTTCCGCTTCACGCTGCCCTTCGCGCTACCGGCGTAA
- a CDS encoding methyl-accepting chemotaxis protein: MNIQIKQKLLILVAAALLALVSVGLFSFLQASKLNNALNEAIVRHAVVVDAIDRARAAQVHFKTQVQEWKNILLRGKDVEAFNKHLKGFDEEERVVKERLAQVRAATATLGVERRLKIDEVVSTFDKLGPSYRDALKQYDRAAADPAAAVDKLVKGMDRAPSKAIDELVAEMQNISTEFNADEAAKAAETFSAVKTGLLASLLVAVIVLGILSVFLVRSITGPLASLEATMTQIADNGDLTRRAAIHHQDEIGRMAGAFNTMMGRLQKIIGEVHGASQQVSVASEQLAGSSRSLADVSEQQSNAVASSAAAIEQLTVAISSVSETAGDVYSLAHASVERTDEGSRKVSQLVGEVDRIQQNMNEIARTVDAFVKSTEAITGMTKEVRDIADQTNLLALNAAIEAARAGEAGRGFAVVADEVRKLAEKSGLSAKEIDAVTQTIVAQSGAVQAAIDAGEQSIQTSTRIASEVEGVLSHSRDSVMQSRHGVTEISNSVTEQKVASTEIAQSMERIANMVEENNAAAQSISASTDDLRSLSQRLALTVAEFRVA, encoded by the coding sequence ATGAATATCCAAATCAAGCAAAAGCTGCTCATTCTTGTTGCAGCTGCCTTGTTGGCGCTGGTCAGCGTCGGCCTGTTTTCTTTCCTGCAGGCGAGCAAGCTGAATAATGCGCTGAACGAGGCGATTGTTCGCCATGCGGTGGTTGTCGATGCCATCGACAGGGCGCGTGCCGCCCAGGTTCATTTCAAGACCCAGGTGCAGGAGTGGAAGAACATTTTGCTGCGCGGCAAGGATGTTGAAGCCTTCAACAAGCATCTGAAGGGATTTGACGAAGAAGAGCGTGTCGTGAAGGAGAGGCTTGCCCAGGTCCGGGCTGCCACTGCAACGCTGGGCGTTGAACGGCGCCTGAAGATCGATGAGGTGGTTTCCACCTTCGACAAACTGGGGCCGAGCTACCGCGATGCCCTCAAGCAATACGACCGTGCTGCCGCCGACCCGGCTGCTGCCGTTGACAAGCTGGTCAAGGGCATGGACCGCGCTCCGAGCAAGGCAATTGACGAGCTGGTGGCAGAAATGCAGAACATTTCGACCGAATTCAACGCCGACGAAGCCGCGAAGGCGGCGGAGACCTTCTCTGCCGTCAAGACCGGGCTGCTTGCCTCGCTTCTCGTTGCGGTCATTGTCCTTGGCATCCTGTCCGTCTTTCTGGTCAGATCCATTACCGGCCCGCTGGCGAGCCTGGAGGCAACGATGACCCAGATTGCCGATAACGGCGACCTCACCAGGCGTGCTGCCATCCACCATCAGGACGAAATCGGCCGTATGGCGGGGGCCTTCAACACCATGATGGGCCGTCTGCAAAAAATCATCGGCGAAGTGCATGGCGCCAGCCAGCAGGTCTCTGTCGCTTCCGAGCAATTGGCAGGCTCCTCACGCTCCTTGGCCGATGTCTCCGAACAGCAGTCGAATGCCGTGGCGAGCAGTGCGGCCGCCATCGAGCAACTGACCGTGGCCATTTCATCGGTCTCGGAAACGGCCGGGGATGTGTACTCTCTGGCGCATGCCAGCGTCGAGCGCACGGATGAAGGCTCGCGCAAGGTGTCGCAACTGGTCGGCGAAGTCGATCGCATCCAGCAGAACATGAACGAGATAGCCCGTACCGTCGATGCCTTCGTCAAGAGCACCGAAGCGATTACCGGCATGACCAAAGAAGTGCGTGACATTGCCGACCAGACCAACCTGCTCGCACTCAATGCGGCCATCGAGGCGGCGCGCGCAGGTGAGGCTGGGCGGGGATTTGCCGTGGTGGCCGACGAGGTGCGCAAGCTGGCGGAAAAATCCGGTCTGTCGGCCAAGGAAATCGATGCCGTTACCCAGACGATCGTGGCGCAATCAGGTGCCGTTCAGGCCGCGATTGATGCCGGGGAGCAATCCATCCAGACCAGCACGAGAATCGCCAGTGAAGTGGAGGGCGTTCTCAGTCATTCGCGCGACTCCGTGATGCAGTCGCGGCACGGCGTCACCGAAATCAGCAATTCGGTCACCGAGCAGAAGGTCGCCTCCACCGAAATCGCGCAGAGCATGGAACGCATTGCCAACATGGTGGAAGAAAACAACGCGGCGGCACAGAGCATCAGTGCCTCAACCGATGACCTCCGCTCGCTTTCGCAACGCCTGGCGCTGACGGTTGCGGAGTTTCGTGTGGCTTAG
- a CDS encoding pirin family protein, whose protein sequence is MTTQNAANTFRKVERLVHGKATSDGAGVRLTRVLTQDLQRRLDPFLMLDAFRNENPDDYIGGFPDHPHRGFETITYMLAGRMRHHDSAGNRGLLGPGSAQWMVAGSGLIHSELPEQESGLMEGFQLWLNLPAVDKMIAPNYRDIPANAIPEYTAANGVHVRVIAGESQGTAGAVQRPVTEPLYLDIHLPAGSHFEQAVPAGHNAFAYVYRGRADIGGTTVNDRQMAIFANDGAGSVRVEAAEDSRLILVAGQPLNEAIAQYGPFVMNTAEQIEQTLRDYRDGKFEAAVVQAL, encoded by the coding sequence ATGACCACGCAAAATGCCGCAAACACCTTCCGCAAGGTCGAGCGTCTCGTTCACGGCAAGGCGACTTCCGATGGTGCCGGCGTACGCCTGACCCGCGTCCTGACCCAGGACCTGCAACGCCGGCTCGATCCCTTCCTGATGCTCGACGCGTTCCGCAACGAGAATCCGGACGACTACATCGGCGGTTTCCCCGATCATCCGCACCGCGGTTTCGAAACCATCACCTACATGCTGGCCGGGCGCATGCGCCACCACGACAGCGCCGGCAACCGCGGCCTGCTCGGGCCGGGCAGCGCGCAGTGGATGGTCGCCGGCAGCGGCCTGATCCATTCCGAATTGCCGGAACAGGAATCGGGCCTCATGGAAGGCTTCCAACTCTGGCTCAACCTGCCGGCGGTCGACAAGATGATTGCGCCGAATTACCGCGATATTCCGGCGAATGCGATTCCGGAATACACCGCGGCCAACGGCGTGCACGTGCGCGTCATCGCCGGCGAGAGCCAGGGCACGGCCGGCGCGGTACAACGCCCGGTGACCGAACCGCTCTACCTCGACATCCACCTGCCCGCCGGCAGCCATTTCGAGCAGGCGGTCCCGGCCGGGCATAACGCCTTCGCCTACGTCTATCGCGGCCGGGCCGATATCGGCGGGACAACGGTCAACGATCGCCAGATGGCCATTTTCGCTAACGACGGTGCCGGCAGTGTGCGGGTCGAAGCCGCGGAAGACAGCCGTCTGATCCTGGTTGCCGGCCAGCCGCTCAACGAAGCGATCGCTCAATACGGGCCGTTCGTCATGAACACTGCCGAGCAGATCGAGCAGACGCTGCGCGACTACCGTGATGGCAAGTTCGAGGCAGCAGTGGTGCAGGCGCTGTAA
- a CDS encoding VTT domain-containing protein translates to MDFSQLSESLQRDAVWVVFLNVLAQQVGLPVPAVPTLLLAGSLALGSGQLASILAAAIVASVLADWMWYLAGRAFGYRVLSGLCRLSINPGSCVSQTEARFVRWGLGSLVVAKFIPGFSTVAPPIAGALRMRLPGFLLAAATGAALWAGLALITGWLLRDEVQATIGMLDRHAGGALIVAGGVIVVWLGWKLWQKYRFQQLSVVPHITPDELLAAMASGQAPLLLDLRGPAMVAESGPISGATLAEHDRLLDAVGAWPKHQPIVTLCNCPEDAGAILAAHRLLEAGYLSVRPLQGGYAAWLAANG, encoded by the coding sequence ATGGACTTCTCCCAGCTCAGTGAATCCCTGCAGCGCGATGCGGTCTGGGTCGTTTTTCTCAACGTGCTGGCGCAACAGGTCGGCCTGCCGGTGCCGGCGGTGCCCACCTTGCTGCTGGCCGGCAGCCTTGCCCTCGGTTCCGGGCAACTGGCCAGCATTCTGGCTGCGGCCATTGTTGCCTCGGTGCTTGCCGACTGGATGTGGTATTTGGCCGGCCGGGCCTTCGGCTACCGGGTGCTGTCCGGGCTGTGCCGCCTGTCGATCAACCCCGGCTCCTGCGTCAGCCAGACGGAAGCGCGCTTCGTGCGCTGGGGGCTTGGCTCGCTGGTCGTGGCCAAGTTCATTCCCGGCTTTTCCACCGTCGCTCCGCCGATTGCCGGCGCCTTGCGCATGCGCTTGCCCGGCTTCCTGCTCGCTGCGGCCACCGGTGCCGCGCTCTGGGCCGGACTGGCGCTGATCACCGGCTGGCTCCTGCGTGACGAGGTGCAAGCGACGATTGGCATGCTCGACCGGCATGCCGGCGGTGCGCTGATCGTGGCGGGCGGTGTGATCGTCGTCTGGCTGGGCTGGAAGCTGTGGCAGAAATATCGCTTCCAGCAATTGTCGGTCGTGCCGCACATCACCCCCGACGAACTGCTGGCCGCCATGGCGTCCGGACAAGCCCCGCTTCTGCTCGACCTGCGCGGCCCGGCCATGGTCGCCGAGAGTGGCCCGATCAGCGGTGCCACCCTGGCCGAACATGATCGCCTGCTTGATGCGGTCGGCGCGTGGCCCAAGCATCAGCCCATCGTCACTCTGTGCAATTGTCCGGAGGATGCCGGTGCGATCCTCGCCGCGCATCGGCTGCTCGAGGCAGGCTATTTGTCGGTGCGACCCTTGCAGGGCGGCTACGCGGCCTGGCTGGCGGCGAACGGCTAA
- a CDS encoding HDOD domain-containing protein: MLNEAVINTEVAADSVSDILKTIFIPPCPVVVAALLKEARCADVDFNKIIRLISGDLSLAASMMKTANSPIFALRNKVETVQKAAAVLGLKNILCIVNGLALKRSLSSNGVSMERFWERSNYHATVSTRLARRVPGISQEDAYTFGLFHDCGIPILMQRFPDYKETLLIANRSAKAVWETETERHGTDHVTVGAMLAHNWHLPELIVKAIRMHHNFEILSDSASTVSDEVRALTAISLLADHLIARFLDVPDETEWMAHGTAALNYLNFDEEELAELQCDVEEDLNTIRLDRS; the protein is encoded by the coding sequence ATGCTCAACGAAGCCGTCATCAATACCGAGGTTGCCGCCGACTCCGTCTCCGACATTCTCAAGACCATTTTCATCCCGCCCTGCCCCGTGGTTGTCGCTGCCCTGCTCAAGGAGGCGCGCTGTGCCGATGTCGATTTCAACAAGATCATCCGCCTGATCAGCGGCGATCTCAGTCTGGCGGCATCGATGATGAAGACGGCCAACTCGCCGATCTTTGCGCTGCGCAACAAGGTCGAGACAGTGCAGAAGGCGGCGGCCGTGCTCGGCTTGAAGAACATCCTGTGCATCGTCAACGGCCTGGCGCTGAAACGCTCGCTGTCATCGAACGGCGTCAGCATGGAACGTTTCTGGGAGCGTTCGAATTACCATGCCACCGTGTCGACCCGGCTGGCGCGGCGGGTGCCCGGCATCAGCCAGGAGGATGCCTACACCTTCGGACTGTTCCACGATTGCGGCATTCCCATCCTGATGCAGCGTTTTCCCGACTACAAGGAGACACTGCTCATCGCCAACCGCTCGGCCAAAGCCGTGTGGGAGACGGAAACCGAGCGGCATGGCACGGACCACGTAACGGTAGGCGCCATGCTGGCGCACAACTGGCACCTGCCGGAACTGATCGTCAAGGCGATCCGCATGCATCACAATTTCGAAATCCTCTCCGACAGCGCGTCGACCGTCAGCGACGAAGTGCGCGCCCTGACCGCGATCTCCCTGCTCGCCGACCACCTGATCGCGCGCTTCCTCGATGTGCCGGACGAAACGGAATGGATGGCGCACGGCACCGCCGCCCTCAACTACCTCAATTTCGACGAGGAAGAACTGGCCGAACTGCAGTGCGATGTCGAGGAAGATCTCAACACCATACGCCTCGATCGCAGCTGA
- a CDS encoding GGDEF domain-containing protein — protein MHPLARSLPDDASPDLALRVRADQLHLLFRQSFPAVYISVLVAAIVCQTLWGEVRHELLLGWLFVLCFCSMLRYTLFRQYWKCQPQGLQILDWEKPYALTLFATSSFWGLGMLWFVSESTLLYRLVEFLFLLGMSAGAFSHYSARRYMVMGAMTSVLLPTTLWFVACGQPMEVSLGVAALLFIGVLIQAGNAMSAAQADNFRLTYRLEAARQKAEQMAHTDELTGLENRRAFFEQGQVLANYCERKRLPLSVVMIDADHFKQINDRFGHAIGDAVLRHLAVQLKESRRKSDICGRLGGEEFAMLLPDTPLGEAMVLAERLCRACAGQTLRIDGETVVNTVSIGVASEGYTIEHMLSCADEALYQAKAAGRNRVMAWSDQDVVAT, from the coding sequence ATGCACCCGCTTGCCCGATCACTGCCTGACGATGCTTCACCCGATCTCGCGCTGCGCGTCCGGGCCGATCAACTGCACCTTTTGTTCCGGCAGTCCTTTCCGGCGGTTTACATCAGCGTTCTCGTTGCCGCGATCGTCTGCCAGACCTTGTGGGGCGAAGTGCGGCACGAACTGTTGCTCGGCTGGTTGTTCGTGCTCTGCTTCTGCAGCATGCTCCGCTACACCCTGTTCCGGCAATACTGGAAGTGCCAGCCGCAAGGTTTGCAGATCCTCGACTGGGAAAAGCCGTACGCCCTGACGCTGTTTGCCACGTCCTCCTTCTGGGGCCTGGGCATGCTGTGGTTTGTCAGCGAAAGCACGCTGCTCTACCGCCTCGTCGAATTTCTTTTCTTGCTCGGCATGTCAGCCGGCGCCTTTTCGCACTACTCGGCGCGGCGCTACATGGTCATGGGGGCGATGACCAGTGTTCTGCTGCCGACGACGCTATGGTTTGTTGCCTGTGGTCAGCCGATGGAAGTCAGCCTCGGCGTCGCCGCGCTGTTGTTCATCGGCGTCCTGATCCAGGCCGGTAACGCGATGTCTGCCGCCCAGGCCGATAATTTCCGGCTCACCTACCGCCTCGAGGCTGCCCGGCAGAAAGCCGAACAGATGGCGCATACCGACGAACTGACCGGCCTGGAAAACCGGCGGGCCTTTTTCGAGCAGGGACAGGTTCTGGCCAATTATTGTGAACGCAAGCGCTTGCCGCTCAGCGTCGTCATGATCGACGCCGACCATTTCAAGCAGATCAACGACCGTTTCGGCCACGCCATCGGCGATGCCGTGCTCCGCCATCTGGCCGTGCAACTGAAGGAGAGCCGGCGTAAATCCGATATCTGCGGCCGGCTGGGCGGTGAAGAATTCGCCATGCTCCTGCCCGATACGCCGCTCGGCGAGGCGATGGTGCTGGCCGAGCGCCTCTGTCGCGCCTGCGCCGGACAAACGCTGCGCATCGACGGCGAAACCGTCGTCAACACGGTCAGTATCGGCGTCGCCAGCGAAGGCTATACCATCGAGCACATGCTCAGTTGCGCCGACGAAGCCCTCTATCAGGCCAAGGCGGCGGGGCGAAACCGGGTCATGGCCTGGTCCGACCAGGACGTCGTGGCGACCTGA
- a CDS encoding indolepyruvate ferredoxin oxidoreductase family protein, with product MGHPLPPAALAGSSALLDEKYSRNTGRVFLTGTQALIRLPMLQRERDLAAGLNTAGFVSGYRGSPLGNLDLGLWKAKEHLASHHISFQPGINEDLAATAVWGSQQVGLFPGAKYDGVFGLWYGKGPGVDRCGDVFRHANAAGSAKFGGVLVIAGDDHAAKSSTLPHQTEHVFKAVMMPVLYPANVQEYLDFGLHGWAMSRYSGCWVAFKALADTVETSASVNIDAAAVDIKIPADFSLPPDGLNIRWPDPPLVQEARLLNHKLYAALAYCRANQLDRVIIDSPAPRLGILTAGKSYLDVRQALDELGIDAALAAQIGIRLYKVGMVWPLEPEGVRHFAEGLEEILVVEEKRQLLEYQLKEELYNWRDDVRPRIVGKFDEKGEWTAGEAGYLAHSDWLLPAAGELPVASIARVIAERIGRFFTSPAIAARLKMLEAKQHAAKMPVVLAERKPHFCSGCPHNTSTKVPEGSRAVAGIGCHYMVTWMDRSTSTFTHMGGEGVPWVGQAPFTEEKHIFANLGDGTYFHSGLLAIRQSIAAKVAITYKILYNDAVAMTGGQPVDGVLSVARITRQLEAEGVGRMVIVAAEPEKYAEITDLAPNVPVRHRDELDAVQRELREFPGVSVLIYDQVCATEARRRRKRGKMPAVNKRVVINEAVCEGCGDCSVQSNCLSVVPVETAFGTKRQIDQSSCNQDFSCLKGFCPSFVTVAGATLKKGRSQTVDRTDWPELPEPQLPSTARPYNLLITGVGGMGVITLGALVGMAAHLDGKGISTLDMTGLAQKYGAVFSHLRIADRPEDIHAARIATGEAHAVLGGDLVVSASPEAMAKMLEGRTRAVVSCTATPTADFTRQRDWQFPLAGLQQQLRAALGTEHVQFIDSNQLATALMGDALYGNMLLLGYAWQMGLVPVSAAALDQAIVLNGTSVDANRLAFLWGRRAAAQGAAVDAIVGAKTARPNPAEQTLDELIASRVEHLTAYQDARLAARYAGRVERIRELGDDELTRAVATQYARLLAPKDAWEVARLYAQTDFLKRLNERFDGELRLSFHLAPPGLSRPGPDGRPKKLRFGAWLLPLFKVMAKARRLRGSWLDPWQNSPENTVDRKLLADYESDLDVIVGHRPSPETIALANWPAEVRGFGPVRSAAAEKAVGSRNELRQKIT from the coding sequence ATGGGTCACCCCCTGCCACCGGCTGCGCTTGCCGGTTCGTCAGCACTGCTCGACGAAAAATACAGCCGCAACACCGGCCGCGTTTTCCTGACCGGCACCCAGGCGCTGATCCGCCTGCCCATGCTGCAGCGCGAACGCGATCTTGCCGCCGGACTCAACACCGCCGGCTTCGTTTCTGGCTACCGCGGCAGCCCGCTCGGCAATCTCGATCTCGGCCTGTGGAAAGCGAAGGAACATCTCGCCAGCCACCACATCAGCTTCCAGCCCGGCATCAACGAAGACCTCGCCGCCACCGCCGTCTGGGGCAGCCAGCAGGTCGGCTTGTTTCCGGGAGCAAAGTACGACGGCGTGTTCGGCCTGTGGTACGGCAAGGGGCCGGGCGTCGATCGCTGCGGCGACGTCTTCCGCCACGCCAATGCCGCCGGCTCGGCGAAGTTCGGCGGCGTGCTGGTGATTGCCGGCGACGACCACGCCGCCAAGTCCTCAACGCTGCCGCACCAGACCGAGCATGTCTTCAAGGCGGTGATGATGCCGGTGCTCTACCCGGCCAACGTCCAGGAATATCTCGACTTCGGCCTGCACGGCTGGGCGATGAGCCGCTATTCCGGCTGCTGGGTCGCCTTCAAGGCACTGGCCGACACGGTCGAAACCTCGGCCTCGGTGAACATCGATGCCGCAGCGGTCGACATCAAAATTCCGGCCGATTTCAGCCTGCCACCCGACGGCCTCAACATCCGCTGGCCGGACCCGCCGCTGGTCCAGGAAGCCCGCCTGCTCAACCACAAGCTCTACGCCGCGCTCGCCTACTGCCGGGCGAACCAGCTCGACCGCGTGATCATCGATTCGCCGGCACCCCGGCTCGGCATCCTGACTGCCGGCAAGAGCTACCTCGATGTGCGCCAGGCGCTGGACGAACTCGGCATCGACGCGGCGCTCGCCGCACAGATCGGCATCCGCCTGTACAAGGTCGGCATGGTCTGGCCGCTCGAACCGGAAGGCGTGCGCCACTTTGCCGAAGGGCTGGAGGAAATCCTCGTCGTCGAGGAAAAACGGCAACTGCTCGAATACCAGCTCAAGGAAGAGCTGTACAACTGGCGCGATGACGTGCGCCCGCGCATCGTCGGCAAATTCGACGAAAAAGGCGAGTGGACCGCTGGCGAAGCCGGCTACCTGGCGCACAGCGACTGGCTGCTGCCGGCCGCCGGCGAACTGCCGGTGGCGAGCATCGCGCGCGTCATCGCCGAACGTATCGGCCGTTTCTTCACCTCGCCGGCCATCGCGGCGCGCCTGAAGATGCTGGAAGCCAAGCAACACGCCGCAAAAATGCCCGTCGTGCTCGCCGAGCGCAAGCCGCACTTCTGTTCCGGCTGCCCGCACAACACCTCCACGAAAGTGCCGGAAGGCTCGCGCGCCGTCGCCGGCATCGGCTGCCATTACATGGTGACCTGGATGGATCGCAGCACGTCGACCTTCACCCACATGGGCGGCGAAGGCGTGCCCTGGGTCGGGCAGGCGCCATTCACCGAGGAGAAGCACATCTTCGCCAATCTCGGCGATGGCACTTATTTCCACTCCGGATTGCTCGCCATCCGCCAATCGATCGCCGCCAAGGTGGCTATCACCTACAAGATCCTCTACAACGACGCCGTCGCCATGACCGGCGGCCAGCCCGTGGACGGCGTGCTCAGCGTCGCCCGCATCACGCGGCAACTGGAAGCCGAAGGCGTCGGCAGGATGGTCATCGTCGCCGCCGAACCGGAGAAATACGCCGAAATCACCGATCTCGCGCCGAACGTACCGGTCCGCCACCGCGACGAACTCGACGCCGTGCAGCGCGAACTGCGCGAGTTCCCCGGCGTCTCGGTCCTCATCTACGACCAGGTCTGCGCCACCGAAGCGCGCCGGCGCAGGAAGCGCGGCAAGATGCCGGCGGTGAACAAGCGCGTCGTCATCAACGAAGCCGTCTGCGAAGGCTGCGGCGACTGTTCGGTGCAATCCAACTGCCTGTCGGTGGTGCCGGTCGAAACCGCCTTCGGCACCAAGCGCCAGATCGACCAGTCGTCGTGCAACCAGGATTTCTCCTGTCTCAAGGGCTTCTGCCCGAGCTTCGTCACCGTTGCAGGCGCGACGCTGAAAAAAGGCCGTTCCCAGACGGTCGACCGTACAGACTGGCCCGAATTGCCCGAGCCGCAACTGCCGTCCACCGCACGCCCCTACAACCTGCTGATCACCGGCGTCGGCGGCATGGGCGTCATCACGCTGGGCGCGCTGGTCGGCATGGCCGCCCACCTCGACGGCAAGGGCATCTCGACCCTGGACATGACCGGTCTGGCGCAGAAATACGGCGCCGTCTTCTCGCATCTGCGCATCGCCGACCGCCCCGAGGACATCCACGCCGCGCGCATCGCCACCGGCGAAGCGCATGCCGTGCTCGGCGGCGACCTCGTGGTCAGCGCCAGCCCGGAAGCCATGGCCAAGATGCTCGAAGGCCGCACGCGCGCCGTGGTCAGTTGCACCGCGACGCCGACCGCCGACTTCACGCGCCAGCGCGACTGGCAATTCCCGCTCGCCGGCCTGCAGCAGCAACTGCGTGCGGCGCTCGGCACCGAGCATGTCCAGTTTATCGACAGCAACCAGCTCGCCACGGCGCTGATGGGCGATGCCCTCTACGGCAACATGCTGCTCCTCGGCTACGCCTGGCAGATGGGTCTGGTGCCGGTCTCCGCGGCGGCGCTCGACCAGGCCATCGTGCTCAACGGCACCAGCGTCGACGCCAACCGCCTGGCCTTCCTGTGGGGCCGCCGCGCCGCCGCCCAGGGCGCAGCGGTCGACGCCATCGTCGGGGCCAAAACCGCCCGCCCCAACCCGGCAGAACAAACGCTGGACGAACTGATCGCCAGCCGCGTCGAACACCTCACCGCCTACCAGGACGCCCGCCTCGCGGCGCGCTACGCCGGCCGCGTCGAACGCATCCGCGAACTCGGCGATGACGAACTGACGCGCGCCGTCGCCACCCAGTACGCCCGCCTGCTCGCGCCCAAGGACGCCTGGGAAGTCGCCCGCCTGTACGCGCAGACCGATTTCCTGAAGCGCCTGAACGAGCGTTTCGACGGCGAACTGCGCCTCAGCTTCCACCTCGCCCCGCCCGGCCTGAGCCGCCCCGGCCCCGACGGCCGGCCGAAAAAGCTGCGCTTCGGCGCCTGGCTGCTACCGCTCTTCAAAGTCATGGCCAAGGCCCGCCGCTTACGCGGCAGCTGGCTCGATCCCTGGCAAAACAGCCCGGAAAACACGGTCGACCGCAAATTATTGGCTGATTACGAAAGCGACCTCGACGTGATCGTCGGCCATCGCCCCAGCCCGGAAACCATCGCCCTGGCCAACTGGCCGGCCGAGGTACGCGGCTTCGGGCCGGTGCGCAGCGCGGCGGCGGAGAAAGCGGTGGGCAGCCGGAACGAACTGCGCCAGAAAATCACCTGA